The following are encoded together in the Scomber scombrus chromosome 7, fScoSco1.1, whole genome shotgun sequence genome:
- the pop1 gene encoding ribonucleases P/MRP protein subunit POP1 isoform X2: MSAAKVKMRQKKMRNQPASVQYSTSSPLNGGDKPTTSKGGDGQSDARTSSERSKSSHHKGGWVRGHHKDGGGYAKEMPKYITAGAFARARAAEVSAMLKAVTKTTGSCHVFGALPKHMRRRAMSHNTKRLPHRLREVANRMREKSLQAGSKKKKEQAKSKSRKARRRHGNLLLAFNRRQRKNVWLETHIWHAKRFHMVKKWGYCLGERPTYKCYRPCYRAMSSHCLLQDLSYYCCIELQGEEHKLLASLSQLTSKEAGPTFAAALCLSGRRQGSVVVYRAGQYPSQPLGPVTFLWRPRTQDSTHRQLWIWAHPTLKQDLLPELQTVCQCCEAVLPPVVPVVTPAEVASTVESEPKPEKTPEAKKMTGTKRKRNHKDDSGPPAKKILGDGTRSPNTPVTWKSSSNGIVINDLTMEMVRYRLIGPQSHSVLAETLEAATDCDEMNKSQPSSLWWPEHCKDESKMNLHQQQADVFHILKGIYSTGELPSGTVLGLTVDDPRLTLPTKKVKALPCVKQAQEVDEEKSRELMLRGVPEHCCQSFLWEQSVRDNVTDNKISEQELNRMKSEVLVPGSRLSPTPLQGRVPILLVHQPGKQVGHEMSSWGAGWDVLLPKGWGMAFWVPLVYRGVRIGGLNMSLKHSQNKGAPHFPHDYPDCPAGVRFQEEQEVELLDKFKRRPPAKRTNYIKHGCLAPFCCPWQQLAEEWELIVREGGEERKEDSRTQSTTEADTEMEEMTSCQDVTMIKPPSRFTVLRNRKSVRLLSGWCRPSTSKGQRPCRVGEVPPLDRSAMRSFLTAHGMSVVWVRLTLLSKGKPELHAIVCVPTAEDLKLLKKERGSSGPQEPPHRDHFKSRIKSRKKSSKKSAATSQSSDKTEGKASDLPSASDPNPTTSEDAISSSSPSSDLVFGLWPDPLPSVSSHCSRVALGWVTQGDFSLSAGCGEALGLVSVSGLLNTLLNQPVEHRGMVLLRNPSSLQYRFAKINIEV, encoded by the exons ATGTCTGCTGCTAAAGTGAAAATGCGGCAGAAGAAGATGAGAAACCAGCCGGCCAGTGTGCAGTATTCAACCTCCTCTCCCCTGAATGGAGGAGACAAACCGACCACCA GTAAAGGTGGTGATGGACAATCTGATGCTCGAACATCATCAGAAAGGTCGAAGAGCTCTCACCATAAGGGTGGATGGGTCCGCGGTCACCATAAAGATGGTGGAGGTTATGCCAAAGAGATGCCGAAATACATTACTG CTGGAGCTTTCGCCAGAGCCAGGGCAGCAGAAGTAAGTGCCATGCTGAAAGCCGTCACCAAGACAACGGGCAGCTGCCACGTGTTTGGAGCCCTGCCCAAACACATGAGGAGACGAGCCATGAGCCACAACACCAAGCGTCTTCCTCACAGGCTGAGAGAAGTGGCCAACAGAATG CGAGAGAAGAGCCTCCAAGCTGGCtctaagaagaagaaggaacaGGCGAAGAGCAAGAGCCGCAAGGCCCGCCGCCGGCACGGAAATCTGCTGCTGGCGTTCAACCGCCGCCAGAGAAAGAATGTGTGGCTGGAGACGCACATTTGGCACGCCAAGCGCTTCCACATGGTGAAAAAGTGGGGCTATTGCCTGGGGGAACGACCCACATACAAATGCTATCGTCCCTGCTACAGAGCCATGAGCAGCCATTGCCTACTGCAG GACCTTTCTTATTACTGCTGCATCGAGCTACAGGGAGAGGAACACAAGCTGCTGGCTTCTCTGTCGCAGCTGACAAGCAAGGAGGCCG GTCCTACATTTGCTGCAGCGCTGTGTCTGTCAGGAAGAAGACAGGGCAGTGTGGTGGTGTACAGAGCAGGTCAGTACCCCTCGCAGCCCCTGGGCCCTGTCACCTTCCTCTGGAGACCCCGTACACAGGACTCAACTCACAGGCAGCTATGGATCTGGGCTCATCCCACTCTCAAGCAG GACCTTCTCCCAGAGTTACAAACTGTGTGCCAGTGTTGTGAGGCTGTTCTTCCTCCAGTAGTGCCAGTGGTGACGCCTGCAGAGGTCGCATCCACTGTAGAATCAGAGCCAAAGCCTGAAAAGACCCCTGAGGCAAAGAAGATGACTGGAACTAAGAGGAAGAGGAACCACAAGGACGACAGTGGACCTCCAGCCAAGAAGATCCTGGGAGATGGAACCAGATCTCCCAACACCCCAGTTACCTGGAAGTCCAGCTCAAATGGAATAGTTATAAA TGATCTCACAATGGAGATGGTACGCTATCGTCTGATTGGACCACAGTCTCATTCTGTGCTGGCTGAAACTTTGGAAGCTGCAACAGACTGTGAT gaAATGAACAAATCCCAGCCCTCTTCCCTCTGGTGGCCTGAGCACTGCAAAGATGAGAGCAAGATGAATCTGCATCAACAACAAGCTGATGTCTTCCACATActgaaag GCATCTATTCGACCGGAGAGCTTCCCTCTGGCACAGTGCTGGGACTTACTGTAGATGACCCCAGGCTGACTTTACCAACAAAGAAGGTTAAAGCTTTGCCCTGTGTAAAGCAGGCACAAG AGGTGGACGAGGAGAAGAGTAGGGAGCTGATGTTACGAGGCGTACCTGAACACTGCTGTCAGAGTTTCTTGTGGGAGCAGTCCGTCCGCGACAACGTCACTGATAACAAAATATCAGAGCAG GAGTTGAACCGAATGAAGAGTGAGGTCCTGGTTCCTGGCTCCAGGCTGAGCCCAACTCCCCTGCAGGGCAGAGTTCCCATATTGCTGGTTCACCAGCCTGGCAAGCAGGTGGGACACGAGATGAGTTCCTGGGGCGCTGGATGGGACGTGCTGCTCCCTAAAGGCTGGGGCATGGCCTTCTGGGTGCCACTG GTGTACAGAGGAGTTCGCATTGGTGGCCTAAACATGAGCCTGAAACACTCTCAAAATAAAGGAGCTCCTCACTTCCCCCACGACTACCCAGACTGCCCTGCGGGCGTTCGTTttcaggaggagcaggaggtcgAGCTTTTAGACAAGTTCAAAAG GCGTCCGCCCGCCAAAAGGACCAATTACATTAAACATGGCTGTCTGGCTCCGTTCTGTTGCCCATGGCAACAGCTGGCCGAGGAGTGGGAGCTCATCgtgagggaaggaggagaggagagaaaagaggacagCCGGACCCAAAGCACAACAGAGGCTGACACAGAGATGGAAGAGATGACATCATGTCAGGATGTCACCATGATAAAGCCTCCGAGTCGCTTCACTGTTCTGAG AAACCGCAAGTCTGTGAGGCTGCTCTCCGGTTGGTGCAGGCCCTCTACATCTAAAGGTCAAAGGCCTTGCCGCGTCGGGGAGGTGCCGCCTCTCGACCGCTCAGCTATGAGGTCTTTTCTCACCGCCCACGGGATGAGTGTGGTGTGGGTGCGTCTGACGCTGCTGTCGAAGGGTAAACCGGAGCTCCACGCCATCGTGTGTGTGCCGACCGCAGAGGACCTGAAGCTGCTAAAAAAAGAGCGAGGCAGTAGCGGGCCCCAGGAGCCGCCCCACAGAGACCACTTTAAAAGCAGAATTAAATCTCGAAAGAAGAGCTCCAAAAAATCTGCCGCCACCTCTCAATCCTCTGATAAAACTGAGGGTAAAGCGTCAGACCTTCCCTCTGCCTCAGACCCAAACCCCACCACATCTGAAGATGCCATATCATCCTCCTCGCCTTCCTCTGATCTTGTGTTCGGGCTGTGGCCGGatcctctgcccagcgtcagCTCTCACTGCTCACGGGTGGCACTAGGCTGGGTCACTCAGGGCGACTTCTCCCTGTCTGCAGGCTGTGGGGAAGCTCTTGGGTTGGTCAGTGTTTCAGGTCTCCTCAACACCCTCCTCAACCAGCCGGTGGAACACAGAGGAATGGTGCTGCTGCGCAACCCCTCATCTCTCCAGTATCGCTTTGCTAAAATCAACATAGAGGTCTGA
- the pop1 gene encoding ribonucleases P/MRP protein subunit POP1 isoform X1: MPSCFLQKMSAAKVKMRQKKMRNQPASVQYSTSSPLNGGDKPTTSKGGDGQSDARTSSERSKSSHHKGGWVRGHHKDGGGYAKEMPKYITAGAFARARAAEVSAMLKAVTKTTGSCHVFGALPKHMRRRAMSHNTKRLPHRLREVANRMREKSLQAGSKKKKEQAKSKSRKARRRHGNLLLAFNRRQRKNVWLETHIWHAKRFHMVKKWGYCLGERPTYKCYRPCYRAMSSHCLLQDLSYYCCIELQGEEHKLLASLSQLTSKEAGPTFAAALCLSGRRQGSVVVYRAGQYPSQPLGPVTFLWRPRTQDSTHRQLWIWAHPTLKQDLLPELQTVCQCCEAVLPPVVPVVTPAEVASTVESEPKPEKTPEAKKMTGTKRKRNHKDDSGPPAKKILGDGTRSPNTPVTWKSSSNGIVINDLTMEMVRYRLIGPQSHSVLAETLEAATDCDEMNKSQPSSLWWPEHCKDESKMNLHQQQADVFHILKGIYSTGELPSGTVLGLTVDDPRLTLPTKKVKALPCVKQAQEVDEEKSRELMLRGVPEHCCQSFLWEQSVRDNVTDNKISEQELNRMKSEVLVPGSRLSPTPLQGRVPILLVHQPGKQVGHEMSSWGAGWDVLLPKGWGMAFWVPLVYRGVRIGGLNMSLKHSQNKGAPHFPHDYPDCPAGVRFQEEQEVELLDKFKRRPPAKRTNYIKHGCLAPFCCPWQQLAEEWELIVREGGEERKEDSRTQSTTEADTEMEEMTSCQDVTMIKPPSRFTVLRNRKSVRLLSGWCRPSTSKGQRPCRVGEVPPLDRSAMRSFLTAHGMSVVWVRLTLLSKGKPELHAIVCVPTAEDLKLLKKERGSSGPQEPPHRDHFKSRIKSRKKSSKKSAATSQSSDKTEGKASDLPSASDPNPTTSEDAISSSSPSSDLVFGLWPDPLPSVSSHCSRVALGWVTQGDFSLSAGCGEALGLVSVSGLLNTLLNQPVEHRGMVLLRNPSSLQYRFAKINIEV, translated from the exons ATGCCTTCTTGTTTTCTACAGAAAATGTCTGCTGCTAAAGTGAAAATGCGGCAGAAGAAGATGAGAAACCAGCCGGCCAGTGTGCAGTATTCAACCTCCTCTCCCCTGAATGGAGGAGACAAACCGACCACCA GTAAAGGTGGTGATGGACAATCTGATGCTCGAACATCATCAGAAAGGTCGAAGAGCTCTCACCATAAGGGTGGATGGGTCCGCGGTCACCATAAAGATGGTGGAGGTTATGCCAAAGAGATGCCGAAATACATTACTG CTGGAGCTTTCGCCAGAGCCAGGGCAGCAGAAGTAAGTGCCATGCTGAAAGCCGTCACCAAGACAACGGGCAGCTGCCACGTGTTTGGAGCCCTGCCCAAACACATGAGGAGACGAGCCATGAGCCACAACACCAAGCGTCTTCCTCACAGGCTGAGAGAAGTGGCCAACAGAATG CGAGAGAAGAGCCTCCAAGCTGGCtctaagaagaagaaggaacaGGCGAAGAGCAAGAGCCGCAAGGCCCGCCGCCGGCACGGAAATCTGCTGCTGGCGTTCAACCGCCGCCAGAGAAAGAATGTGTGGCTGGAGACGCACATTTGGCACGCCAAGCGCTTCCACATGGTGAAAAAGTGGGGCTATTGCCTGGGGGAACGACCCACATACAAATGCTATCGTCCCTGCTACAGAGCCATGAGCAGCCATTGCCTACTGCAG GACCTTTCTTATTACTGCTGCATCGAGCTACAGGGAGAGGAACACAAGCTGCTGGCTTCTCTGTCGCAGCTGACAAGCAAGGAGGCCG GTCCTACATTTGCTGCAGCGCTGTGTCTGTCAGGAAGAAGACAGGGCAGTGTGGTGGTGTACAGAGCAGGTCAGTACCCCTCGCAGCCCCTGGGCCCTGTCACCTTCCTCTGGAGACCCCGTACACAGGACTCAACTCACAGGCAGCTATGGATCTGGGCTCATCCCACTCTCAAGCAG GACCTTCTCCCAGAGTTACAAACTGTGTGCCAGTGTTGTGAGGCTGTTCTTCCTCCAGTAGTGCCAGTGGTGACGCCTGCAGAGGTCGCATCCACTGTAGAATCAGAGCCAAAGCCTGAAAAGACCCCTGAGGCAAAGAAGATGACTGGAACTAAGAGGAAGAGGAACCACAAGGACGACAGTGGACCTCCAGCCAAGAAGATCCTGGGAGATGGAACCAGATCTCCCAACACCCCAGTTACCTGGAAGTCCAGCTCAAATGGAATAGTTATAAA TGATCTCACAATGGAGATGGTACGCTATCGTCTGATTGGACCACAGTCTCATTCTGTGCTGGCTGAAACTTTGGAAGCTGCAACAGACTGTGAT gaAATGAACAAATCCCAGCCCTCTTCCCTCTGGTGGCCTGAGCACTGCAAAGATGAGAGCAAGATGAATCTGCATCAACAACAAGCTGATGTCTTCCACATActgaaag GCATCTATTCGACCGGAGAGCTTCCCTCTGGCACAGTGCTGGGACTTACTGTAGATGACCCCAGGCTGACTTTACCAACAAAGAAGGTTAAAGCTTTGCCCTGTGTAAAGCAGGCACAAG AGGTGGACGAGGAGAAGAGTAGGGAGCTGATGTTACGAGGCGTACCTGAACACTGCTGTCAGAGTTTCTTGTGGGAGCAGTCCGTCCGCGACAACGTCACTGATAACAAAATATCAGAGCAG GAGTTGAACCGAATGAAGAGTGAGGTCCTGGTTCCTGGCTCCAGGCTGAGCCCAACTCCCCTGCAGGGCAGAGTTCCCATATTGCTGGTTCACCAGCCTGGCAAGCAGGTGGGACACGAGATGAGTTCCTGGGGCGCTGGATGGGACGTGCTGCTCCCTAAAGGCTGGGGCATGGCCTTCTGGGTGCCACTG GTGTACAGAGGAGTTCGCATTGGTGGCCTAAACATGAGCCTGAAACACTCTCAAAATAAAGGAGCTCCTCACTTCCCCCACGACTACCCAGACTGCCCTGCGGGCGTTCGTTttcaggaggagcaggaggtcgAGCTTTTAGACAAGTTCAAAAG GCGTCCGCCCGCCAAAAGGACCAATTACATTAAACATGGCTGTCTGGCTCCGTTCTGTTGCCCATGGCAACAGCTGGCCGAGGAGTGGGAGCTCATCgtgagggaaggaggagaggagagaaaagaggacagCCGGACCCAAAGCACAACAGAGGCTGACACAGAGATGGAAGAGATGACATCATGTCAGGATGTCACCATGATAAAGCCTCCGAGTCGCTTCACTGTTCTGAG AAACCGCAAGTCTGTGAGGCTGCTCTCCGGTTGGTGCAGGCCCTCTACATCTAAAGGTCAAAGGCCTTGCCGCGTCGGGGAGGTGCCGCCTCTCGACCGCTCAGCTATGAGGTCTTTTCTCACCGCCCACGGGATGAGTGTGGTGTGGGTGCGTCTGACGCTGCTGTCGAAGGGTAAACCGGAGCTCCACGCCATCGTGTGTGTGCCGACCGCAGAGGACCTGAAGCTGCTAAAAAAAGAGCGAGGCAGTAGCGGGCCCCAGGAGCCGCCCCACAGAGACCACTTTAAAAGCAGAATTAAATCTCGAAAGAAGAGCTCCAAAAAATCTGCCGCCACCTCTCAATCCTCTGATAAAACTGAGGGTAAAGCGTCAGACCTTCCCTCTGCCTCAGACCCAAACCCCACCACATCTGAAGATGCCATATCATCCTCCTCGCCTTCCTCTGATCTTGTGTTCGGGCTGTGGCCGGatcctctgcccagcgtcagCTCTCACTGCTCACGGGTGGCACTAGGCTGGGTCACTCAGGGCGACTTCTCCCTGTCTGCAGGCTGTGGGGAAGCTCTTGGGTTGGTCAGTGTTTCAGGTCTCCTCAACACCCTCCTCAACCAGCCGGTGGAACACAGAGGAATGGTGCTGCTGCGCAACCCCTCATCTCTCCAGTATCGCTTTGCTAAAATCAACATAGAGGTCTGA